GGACAACGGCGACAACGGAACGTATCTGATGAAGGACTGGGAGGTGACTGGAAGAAGATTCTTCGATGGCATCGAACAGAACGATTACGATAGAATGGAGTTCCTGGAATATTTGGACGGTACACAGCCGATAGGCCAACAACTGGGATCCGAGATGATATCATGTCTGAGATATCACGGAAAACAGATCGGGGACATCTCATGGAACTACGCCTACGAGATGCAGAAGAGGAAGGAGGAAGGTATTACCCTATCCGGATTCAAGACCGGTTCATACTATATCTGCGATGCAGGAAGACCGGATTCGATATTCCGTGTGATCGACAAACCGTACATGAGCGCCAGGATCGAGATCGACGATGAAGAGATGGTGGTGCCCAGATTCATATGGAAAGATGGGATCGAGACCGTTCTTATCAGAGATGAGAACGGTAGGGAAAGAGCTGTGGATTCGACGAAGGAGATGAGATCGTGAGCCTGTTCGAACCCGGGATGATTGTAATGACCTCAGCCATAGAAGTTATCACCAACGCTTCAAAGGAATCTTACGACATAGTTGAAGGATGTCTTGACAAGCATCTCCAGGGGAACTGGGGGGATCTGTGCGATGACGACAAGAAGATGAACGACGATGCGCTGGAACAGGAACGTAACGGTCTGCCTACGGACAGATTGTTCAGCATGTACAGCACGGATGTCGGAGTGATCTATGTCATCACCGAATACGACAGGTCGGTTACCACGATCCTGACGCCGGAGGACTATTGAACCCGAGAGGGCCGAAAGGCCCTCTCCAAAGAGGTGATGATATGGTAGCAGTAAAACAGCTGACGATGTTCTCCTTCGACGACATACCCGTATCCGACGAACCTGTATGGTTGGAGGATTACGAAGGGGGTCACAAGACCATCTATAGGATGGATGCCGAAGCTTTGGTGGAGGATCTGAACAAGATGCCTTCCGGGAAGGGATCATGGCTGAGATGCCTGGAAGTGGACCATTCCCGTACATACGAATCACAATTCAAGGATTGGGATGCATTCATATGGCATCAGAGAGGAATAGGTGTGAAGAAGATGGTGAGATGCAACGGGGATGTCATGGATTGCATGGATCCCCATCCATACAAGTGGCATTATCTCGACGGAAAACAGATCCGTGAATGGAACTACGAGCCTTTGAGAGAGGCTTGGATAGAAGACTATACATTGCATGTCAAACTCAATTCCGGAGAGTTCCTGGCAGAGATATTGCCGAACAACATGATTGAGAAATACGATTTGCACCCCTACAGGCCGGACTACGATCTAGAGCATTTCGCTATTGAATGCTACAAGCATAGGCTCCCGAAGGAAATGATGTCTTGGAGAGGACATTACATGTACGGTACACCGTGTCTGAGGCCCTTTGTCAGGAATATCTCTGAGGAGGATGCCAAGAGGATAGACCTCATGGGCAACATACCGGGATCGTTGATCCGCAACGAGGAATTCGATCAGATATGCGAATGCGCAGAGAGGATCGGGATCCAATTGAAGCTGACTTACGATGTTCCACCTTTGAGAAATGTGGCGATGTTTCCGGCCGAAGAGAGTTGCGGCACATGCCTAAGGAGGAGATTGTCCAACAAGGATAGAGAATCAGAGTGTTGGAGGAACAAAGGTACTCAATGCTGTTGCAGCGAATACATTTGGGATAGAAAGACATCAGGAAGGAAGACATAAGGGACATCAAGAAACTAACCTGATTATCAGTGAAAAGAAAGGGGAACTATTTCGATATGGTTATAAGACCTGTAGACGGTCATACGCATCATGGAGGAGAATATGAGTGAACAAGAAGTGATTAAGTTGATCCCATCGATATATGAGGGTGGATCAACATACTATCCGGAATTTACGCCGGATCTTTACAAGTTGCTTAAGGTAGAGTTTCCAGAAATAAAGGTAGAACTAAGTGAAGATATACCGACAATAAGCATCCATGATGCAGATGTGATATTGCCTCTATTGGAGATCGGAAGCAGCATAATAACAAATATAGGTGCAGGAATGCTTGCAAATTTTCTTACCGAATATCTCCGGTCGAAGACGAGAAAGGGAGAAGAGGGAACGACTGTTTGTGAGTTAAGAATCAAAGTCGATGGAGACGACAAGGAAATACAATACAAAGGTCCGGTAAGTGGACTTAGTAAATTGGATGAGATGTTATCGGAGTTGAAATGACGCCCATATATGATCAATACGATCTCGAAGCAATTATAGAATGCTCGGATATGTGTACGTGTTTAACTCATATCAGAACGCTACCAGAAGCGGTAAAAGCCAATCACATCGATCAAGCGAGATCAAAGATCGAAAAGATCGGCACAACAATGAAGCGTATAAAGGATACAGAATCAAACGAGAATGTTAAGAATGAAGCATATCTGTTCGAGGTATATTCGAGAACTTGGAGCGCCTATATCGACTTCTGGCTTAGTTTTAAGCAAAGAGAATATGACGAGTCTGGATCCATTTGCAACAGGCAATAGAAAAATGTGATCTATTGTGGAGACATCTTAAGAACATCGATGATTTAAGATTGAAAGAATTCATGACACATTTGAAGATGTGGGAGTTGATGTATCCATACAAAGTTTTTGCAAGTCCGAAATACATAGTACACAAGAAGGAATGCTCAATTTGCGGTAGAGATTGGAGAGATGCGAAATGTATGCATATCCCAGGACGCATCTATGGCGGAGAACTTATGAACTACAAGGTCAAAGAAAACGAGATGCTTGAAATCTCTGTAGTAGAGAATCCAGAGGATAAGAAGTTACTTATTAAGCCAGAGACTGGTTATGAACCAGGATTCTTTAGAGACTTAGACGCAATTCAGAGATACAATAATAAGCCGTTACAAAAGTTAGAGGTATACGGAGAATTTAGAGAAGGGGCTGCGACTAAATCACTGGTCTTGAACGGACAGAGGATGTATCTGTATGATATGACATTAATTGGGTTCAGACAGCTGCATGTTCAATGGTATGCAGAATCGATAGATCTAAGACCACAGATATGATGAAAGAAGTGATCTAGAGAGGGGACGACCCCTCTGGAGATCATAGATCATTCAAATATTGTATCATGGTGTTGGCAGAGATAGAGCCTTCAGCCTTACGATTATCATCCTCGAACACCATAAAGTAACTGAACGTATGGCCGTCCTTGGAAGCGGATGTAGCGCGGTTGGCCCATTCTCTGCCGAGCTTTATCTTCAGCTTGGTATCCGGATTATCCAGATGACTGCCTTTGGTCTCTATCATCACGATGTTACCTTTCTTGGTCTTCACGACGAAATCAGGATAGTGATTAATGAAACCGTTTATGCAGAACTCGTTCTGGCCTCTTTCGACGATCCTATGCCACCATAGGACCGATTC
This genomic stretch from Thermoplasmata archaeon harbors:
- a CDS encoding plasmid related protein, encoding MEVITNASKESYDIVEGCLDKHLQGNWGDLCDDDKKMNDDALEQERNGLPTDRLFSMYSTDVGVIYVITEYDRSVTTILTPEDY